CTAACTCCCAGCCTCTAGCTCCAGCTTCATTCAATACATCCTCAAGTTCTATTTCGTTAATCTTCCCTGCCCCGAACGTTCCTTGAGCAAAGAACTTAATCGTTTTATATTCCCACTCACACATGGTCTTCTCTAAAGCGTTTCAAAATTACCCTAGAATTTTCCTATACCCAACTTCCGCTACAAAATCTAATCTTGAAGGCGATCGCGCCCCCAGACCAAATCTCTGAAAACTTAGCTCTCCCGTTGCTTCAACCATTAACCCAACTTGGCTCCAACACTCACTCAAAAGTGGACATAACCGCCATGAAAGGATAGCGGTCTAGCTAGGAAATTAGACTGAAAATTCGGCTTACAATTGATCATGTAGTTAACTGTTGCAAGGTAATAATGGCTTCTCAAGCTGCTCTAGATCACGCCTCTTTATTTAGGCAATTGCAAAGCATTTTGAGTGAGTTATACGGAGAAGTAACCCAGCAGCTTACGATTCTGCCCCAGCGGACTCAACCCCTGCAAAACTTTAGCAGCCCCGATGGCAACGTTACAGGTTCGCTTTTGAACTTCACTGGAGAGGAGATAAATTGGGTAGTTCATTCGTGGATTAATGCCGCTCAAATGAGATTTAGCGCTATGCGTCTAACCCTTTGGCTGAGTCCACTGATTCAGGTACCCCACTTAGCATTTGAATTTGGTACACGGCCCGATCCCTTCTTCTATATCGACTACATCCCTAGAGTTGATCTGTGGAGTGACTTCAGCTACACAGAACGCTACTATGC
The window above is part of the Trichocoleus desertorum ATA4-8-CV12 genome. Proteins encoded here:
- a CDS encoding DUF4177 domain-containing protein, whose translation is MCEWEYKTIKFFAQGTFGAGKINEIELEDVLNEAGARGWELVTILPGTRANGELWDSVAVLKREVIS